One genomic region from Sulfurimonas sp. encodes:
- a CDS encoding type II secretion system protein, whose amino-acid sequence MIELIFVIVILGILAAVALPKFIGVSEQAEAGKCKAAVGTMNRTVGPALWSDSLLNGNKGSLKAGSTAPYNNTAGAAGAIALQFEIPTACITASGTIPLTWLADGNGTGIAIGGKTYFVGFTDGNSTSAATWVWQQQ is encoded by the coding sequence ATGATCGAATTGATCTTTGTTATCGTTATTTTAGGTATTTTAGCAGCGGTTGCGCTTCCTAAGTTTATTGGTGTTTCTGAGCAAGCTGAAGCTGGAAAGTGTAAGGCTGCTGTTGGTACAATGAACAGAACAGTTGGTCCAGCATTATGGTCTGATTCTTTATTGAATGGTAATAAAGGTTCGTTAAAAGCTGGTAGTACAGCACCATATAATAATACAGCCGGTGCAGCCGGTGCAATAGCTCTACAGTTCGAAATCCCAACTGCGTGTATTACTGCTTCTGGTACTATTCCTTTAACTTGGCTTGCTGATGGTAATGGTACTGGTATTGCAATTGGTGGAAAAACTTATTTTGTAGGTTTTACTGACGGTAATAGTACATCTGCTGCTACTTGGGTATGGCAACAACAGTAA
- the flgB gene encoding flagellar basal body rod protein FlgB has translation MSIQISRTHSLISDALDFRAMRQELISSNIANVDTPFYRPRDVNFGDALAAKKAELLNKRNNKLELAQTDGAHIPFKDEKSSFKPQVFFRDGHMARNDGNSVDLDIETTEMSKNSIMFNALVAANKKDSNIFKSVIEASKKT, from the coding sequence GTGAGCATTCAAATTTCAAGAACACACAGTTTAATCTCAGATGCACTTGACTTTAGAGCTATGCGTCAAGAGCTTATATCTTCAAACATTGCAAATGTTGATACTCCTTTTTATAGACCTAGAGATGTGAATTTTGGTGACGCTCTTGCGGCAAAAAAAGCTGAACTTTTAAATAAGCGTAATAATAAACTAGAACTTGCTCAAACAGATGGCGCGCATATTCCTTTTAAAGATGAAAAATCTTCATTTAAACCTCAAGTCTTTTTCAGAGATGGACATATGGCGAGAAATGATGGGAATAGTGTTGATTTAGATATAGAAACAACAGAAATGAGTAAAAATTCTATCATGTTTAATGCTCTCGTTGCAGCAAATAAAAAAGATAGTAATATTTTTAAAAGTGTTATAGAAGCATCTAAGAAAACATAG
- the flgC gene encoding flagellar basal body rod protein FlgC: protein MSFLSSFDISGYGLSAQRVRVNVISQNIANAQTTRTEEGGPYRRKQVVFKAIDFSEQFNKAISGMTNSVKFEDPLNEGDFGNKVNPAIMSVIVDKISRDDSKPNLKFDPSHPDADTNGYVAYPNINPVIEMADLVEATRSYQANVAAFESSKSMANSAISLLRIG, encoded by the coding sequence ATGAGTTTTTTAAGTAGTTTTGATATTAGCGGTTACGGTTTAAGCGCACAAAGAGTTCGTGTAAATGTCATCTCTCAAAATATCGCAAATGCACAAACAACCAGAACTGAAGAAGGTGGACCTTACAGAAGAAAACAGGTTGTTTTTAAAGCTATAGACTTTAGTGAGCAATTTAACAAAGCTATAAGTGGCATGACAAACAGTGTTAAGTTTGAAGACCCGTTAAATGAAGGCGATTTTGGCAACAAAGTAAATCCTGCTATAATGAGTGTAATCGTTGATAAAATCTCAAGAGACGATTCGAAACCAAATCTAAAGTTCGACCCATCTCACCCAGATGCAGATACAAATGGTTATGTTGCGTATCCAAATATTAATCCTGTTATCGAAATGGCCGATTTAGTAGAAGCAACTCGTTCTTATCAAGCAAATGTAGCTGCATTTGAGAGTTCAAAAAGTATGGCAAATTCTGCGATTTCATTATTGAGAATAGGCTAA
- the fliE gene encoding flagellar hook-basal body complex protein FliE, whose translation MSEFGKINSISGTSTADLLKQKSKTEATGGAAFAEQLKSALNEVNEIQEKSEVAIGEMATGQVKDLHQAALAINKAETSMKLMLEIRNKALNAYKELGRTQL comes from the coding sequence GTGAGTGAATTTGGAAAAATAAACAGCATATCGGGTACATCAACAGCCGACTTACTAAAACAAAAAAGCAAGACTGAAGCCACTGGTGGAGCAGCTTTTGCCGAGCAGTTAAAATCTGCATTAAATGAAGTAAATGAGATTCAAGAAAAAAGTGAAGTTGCGATTGGCGAGATGGCAACAGGACAAGTAAAAGACCTTCATCAAGCAGCCCTTGCAATTAATAAAGCTGAAACAAGTATGAAACTTATGCTAGAAATCCGAAACAAAGCTTTAAATGCTTACAAAGAACTAGGAAGAACACAGTTATAA
- a CDS encoding penicillin-binding protein 2 translates to MDNQNKSKKIFLLFGLIGLGFFIFLTIMLVHVVKSRNLPSLYTKNSSKAQRGAIISADGFHVATTKKLYKAIVNTYYIDPQKKELFIQLFSIYSGVSTSEIKKRLKQKKGVVVLSYNISEQRAQYLKKLRFELKRYKVFVQRKNPRTRKTTLHGLSIIESGESREYPYGNLLTPIIGYPHKLEENGYTYIKGVKGIEKSFEDALSPRQNEISQGKRDVNGYIILNKESFTKNSINGLDIKLNIPISFQIRVEKMLDSMKKKLDANQIIIAVMNSSNGKVIALASSNRFLPKNIKRSDYPSLNSAVTEYSFEPGSVIKTITFALLLDKGLVNPYDLVNGHNGHFKIGNKVITDEHKFDWLSAENVIVHSSNIGIAQLAQKLNGIEFHDGLKEFGFSQKSTPDMIYEKVGSIPSSTKLNNQIYKATCSYGYGMRANLMQLIRAYSAFNNNGRLVTPKIVDSFIDARGNIIAVEQERQIQVIKSSTARRIKDILIKTVNKGTGKKTKTKGLIIGGKTGTAHIVEKGKYVNKYNTAFLGFSNDKQNKYTMGVIVIQPRSSQFAAATAVPVYKKIVDIMVEEGYLKPDIVK, encoded by the coding sequence GTGGATAATCAAAATAAAAGTAAAAAAATATTTCTTCTTTTTGGTCTTATTGGGCTTGGTTTTTTTATCTTTTTAACAATCATGCTAGTTCATGTCGTAAAATCTCGTAACCTTCCATCTTTATATACGAAAAACTCATCTAAAGCCCAAAGAGGTGCCATCATTAGTGCAGATGGTTTTCATGTGGCAACAACTAAAAAACTCTACAAAGCTATTGTAAATACTTACTATATCGACCCACAAAAAAAAGAACTTTTTATACAACTCTTTAGCATCTACTCAGGTGTAAGTACTTCGGAGATAAAAAAACGACTTAAACAAAAAAAAGGTGTAGTTGTTTTGAGTTACAACATCTCCGAGCAAAGAGCACAGTACTTAAAAAAGCTACGCTTTGAACTTAAAAGATACAAAGTGTTTGTACAAAGAAAAAATCCTCGCACAAGAAAAACAACTCTTCACGGTTTAAGTATCATCGAGAGTGGAGAAAGTAGAGAATACCCTTATGGAAATCTTTTAACTCCCATCATTGGTTACCCACATAAACTTGAAGAAAATGGTTATACCTACATAAAAGGTGTTAAGGGCATTGAAAAAAGCTTTGAAGACGCTCTAAGTCCTAGACAAAATGAGATAAGTCAAGGCAAAAGAGATGTAAATGGCTATATCATTTTAAATAAAGAAAGTTTTACTAAAAACAGTATAAATGGGCTAGACATTAAACTAAATATCCCCATAAGTTTTCAAATACGAGTAGAAAAAATGCTTGACTCTATGAAAAAAAAACTTGATGCAAACCAAATCATAATAGCAGTTATGAACTCTAGCAATGGAAAAGTTATTGCATTGGCATCTTCAAATAGATTTTTACCAAAAAATATAAAAAGAAGTGATTACCCATCTTTAAATAGTGCTGTAACCGAGTATAGTTTTGAGCCAGGAAGTGTTATAAAAACTATTACTTTTGCCTTGCTTTTAGATAAGGGTTTGGTAAATCCTTATGATTTAGTAAATGGGCATAATGGACACTTTAAAATAGGCAATAAAGTTATCACAGATGAGCATAAATTTGATTGGTTAAGTGCTGAGAATGTTATCGTTCACTCTTCAAATATTGGAATCGCTCAACTAGCTCAAAAATTAAATGGCATAGAGTTTCACGATGGACTTAAAGAGTTTGGCTTTTCACAAAAATCTACACCAGATATGATTTATGAAAAAGTAGGTTCTATTCCAAGTTCGACAAAACTTAACAACCAAATATATAAAGCCACTTGTTCTTATGGTTATGGAATGAGAGCAAATCTTATGCAACTCATACGCGCGTATAGTGCTTTTAACAATAATGGTAGATTGGTGACTCCTAAAATTGTAGATTCGTTTATAGATGCTAGAGGTAATATCATAGCAGTTGAGCAAGAGAGGCAAATTCAAGTTATAAAAAGCTCAACTGCAAGAAGAATAAAAGATATTTTAATCAAAACAGTAAATAAAGGAACAGGTAAAAAAACAAAAACTAAAGGTCTTATCATAGGTGGTAAAACTGGAACTGCGCATATAGTTGAAAAAGGAAAGTATGTAAACAAATACAACACTGCTTTTCTAGGATTTTCTAATGACAAACAAAACAAATATACTATGGGCGTTATAGTTATACAACCTAGAAGTAGTCAGTTTGCAGCGGCTACTGCTGTGCCAGTTTATAAAAAAATTGTCGATATTATGGTTGAAGAGGGTTACTTAAAGCCAGATATTGTCAAGTAA
- the panC gene encoding pantoate--beta-alanine ligase gives MKIISTPLELKRYLKTINKTIGFVPTMGALHEGHISLIKEARKQNELVVVSIFVNPTQFSKDEDLDKYPKKDGADKKICEISGVDILFFPNAKDIYGSDEVSLMAPKVRGFVLEGLTRPSHFNGVLTVVMKLLNIVNPTKVYFGKKDAQQLNLISLMVKQLFMSVEIVAVDTVRESDGLALSSRNIYLSKDERKEALKISSALYLARNLITRNILEVEVIKEQMLNSLQPLEIFYVEILNHDFEIIKKVEVGRSLVLVEVRVGETRLLDNIWL, from the coding sequence ATGAAGATTATATCAACACCGTTAGAACTAAAACGATACTTAAAAACTATAAATAAAACTATTGGCTTTGTTCCAACAATGGGTGCTTTACATGAGGGACACATATCTTTGATAAAAGAGGCAAGAAAGCAAAATGAGCTTGTTGTTGTATCTATTTTTGTAAATCCTACACAATTTTCAAAAGATGAAGACTTAGATAAATATCCTAAAAAAGATGGGGCAGATAAAAAAATATGTGAAATTAGTGGAGTTGATATTTTATTTTTTCCAAATGCAAAAGATATCTATGGCTCTGATGAAGTAAGTCTAATGGCTCCAAAAGTTCGTGGTTTTGTACTAGAGGGTTTAACAAGACCATCACATTTTAATGGAGTCTTAACAGTTGTGATGAAGCTTTTAAACATTGTAAATCCAACTAAGGTATATTTTGGAAAAAAAGATGCTCAACAGCTAAACCTTATAAGTTTAATGGTTAAGCAGTTGTTTATGAGTGTGGAGATAGTCGCAGTTGATACAGTTCGTGAAAGTGATGGTTTGGCACTTAGCAGTAGAAATATTTATCTAAGTAAAGATGAAAGAAAAGAAGCACTAAAAATCTCATCAGCACTTTATTTAGCTAGAAATCTTATCACAAGAAATATTTTAGAAGTAGAGGTTATAAAAGAGCAGATGCTAAACTCTCTTCAACCATTAGAAATTTTTTATGTTGAGATATTAAATCATGATTTTGAGATAATTAAAAAAGTAGAAGTTGGAAGAAGTTTAGTGTTAGTTGAAGTTAGAGTAGGTGAAACCAGATTACTTGACAATATCTGGCTTTAA
- the prfB gene encoding peptide chain release factor 2, translating into MDNYEYTELLKNLNFKMDNITGVVEPQKIQTRLDAIKSLENEQDFWLDASYAAKIQKEKTQLQRKLDKYFLAKDAIVDASELYDMAKEEKDEESIEACYDEASQLEQLIRNMEVEVLLSGESDSNNAILSIHPGAGGTESQDWAAMLLRMYKMFAARRGFSVEVLDYQAGDEAGIKDVSIIIKGENAYGYLKVENGIHRLVRISPFDSNAKRHTSFSSVMVSPEIDDDINIVIEDKDIRVDTYRASGAGGQHVNKTESAIRLTHIQTGVVVQCQNDRSQHKNKATAMKMLKSRLYELELEAQKAELDGVAKSEIGWGHQIRSYVMQPYQQVKDTRSNEALSNISGILDGDMDKLIEGVLISMNRGT; encoded by the coding sequence ATGGATAATTACGAATATACAGAACTTTTAAAAAATTTGAATTTCAAAATGGATAATATCACAGGTGTTGTAGAACCTCAAAAAATTCAAACAAGACTAGATGCTATAAAGAGTCTTGAAAATGAACAAGATTTTTGGTTAGATGCTAGTTATGCTGCAAAAATTCAAAAAGAAAAGACTCAACTTCAAAGAAAACTAGATAAATACTTTTTAGCTAAAGATGCCATAGTAGATGCAAGCGAACTATACGATATGGCAAAAGAAGAAAAAGATGAAGAGTCCATAGAGGCTTGTTATGATGAGGCATCCCAGTTAGAACAACTCATACGCAATATGGAAGTAGAAGTGCTTCTAAGCGGGGAGAGTGACTCTAATAATGCTATTTTGTCTATTCATCCAGGAGCAGGAGGAACAGAATCTCAAGACTGGGCAGCAATGTTGCTTAGAATGTATAAAATGTTTGCAGCTAGACGAGGTTTTAGTGTAGAAGTATTGGACTATCAAGCTGGAGATGAAGCAGGTATAAAAGATGTTTCTATCATCATCAAAGGTGAAAATGCTTATGGATATTTAAAAGTAGAAAATGGGATTCATAGACTTGTTCGCATCTCTCCTTTTGACTCAAATGCAAAAAGACATACTTCATTTAGCTCGGTTATGGTTTCTCCAGAAATTGATGATGATATAAATATAGTTATAGAAGATAAAGATATTCGCGTAGATACATATAGAGCAAGTGGTGCGGGTGGACAACATGTAAACAAAACTGAATCTGCTATCCGTTTAACTCATATACAAACAGGAGTAGTTGTTCAATGTCAAAATGATAGAAGTCAGCATAAAAATAAAGCAACTGCAATGAAGATGCTAAAATCTCGTCTTTATGAGTTGGAACTTGAAGCTCAAAAAGCAGAGTTAGACGGAGTTGCAAAAAGTGAGATAGGCTGGGGACATCAAATCCGTTCTTATGTGATGCAACCATATCAACAAGTCAAAGATACAAGAAGTAATGAAGCTTTATCAAACATATCTGGCATCTTAGATGGAGATATGGACAAACTTATAGAAGGCGTCCTCATTTCTATGAACAGAGGTACATAA
- a CDS encoding arginyltransferase, which produces MNLLKEFLLNDKCSYLKDNEQTMHYKVIDGCDNIKCQDLIERGYRRFGKMYFRPICSDCDECKSIKIDVNNFEFSKSHRRIIKKASFIKSYIQTPTMTQAHLNLFEKYHLHMKEKKGWEYTKTNPQNYYSSFVDGHNGFGYEVLYYDEDKLIGIDLIDILEDGISSIYFYYDPDYMKYGLGKLSLLLQIKFAIDSKRDWIYLGYYVKDCPSLSYKSDYKPFLTLDGRPDDDKNFTYLANS; this is translated from the coding sequence ATGAATCTACTTAAAGAGTTTTTACTAAACGATAAATGTTCTTATCTTAAAGATAATGAGCAAACTATGCACTACAAAGTTATTGATGGCTGTGATAATATAAAATGTCAAGACCTGATTGAGCGTGGTTATAGAAGATTTGGAAAAATGTATTTTAGACCGATTTGCTCAGACTGCGATGAATGTAAAAGTATAAAAATAGATGTCAATAATTTTGAATTTAGCAAATCACATAGAAGAATTATAAAAAAAGCCTCCTTTATAAAAAGTTATATTCAAACGCCTACCATGACACAAGCACATCTAAATCTTTTTGAAAAATATCATCTACATATGAAAGAAAAAAAAGGCTGGGAATACACTAAAACAAATCCTCAGAACTATTACAGTTCCTTTGTTGATGGACATAATGGATTTGGTTATGAAGTTTTATACTATGACGAAGATAAATTAATCGGCATTGACTTAATCGATATACTAGAAGATGGAATTTCGTCTATATATTTTTACTATGACCCTGATTATATGAAATATGGACTTGGGAAATTATCTCTATTGCTTCAAATAAAATTTGCCATTGATTCTAAAAGAGATTGGATATATTTAGGTTATTATGTAAAAGACTGTCCATCATTATCTTATAAGTCAGACTATAAGCCTTTTTTAACATTAGATGGACGACCAGATGATGATAAAAATTTTACTTATTTAGCTAACTCTTGA
- the fusA gene encoding elongation factor G has translation MARSHKLNDVRNIGIAAHIDAGKTTATERILFYTGVEHKIGEVHDGAATMDWMEQEQERGITITSAATTCEWEGKQINIIDTPGHVDFTIEVERSMRVLDGAVSVFCAVGGVQPQSETVWRQRNRYKVPSIVFVNKMDRTGADFFEVETQIRERLKGNPVPIQVPIGAEAEFDGVVDLVKMKAIVWDKDAAMGSNYHVEEIPANLVDVCDEYREKMLESISEVDGNEDFAEKFLEGEEVTEEEISAAIKAATLSMAIVPMTCGTAFKNKGVQTLLDAVVAYMPSPVESAAIKGTLMDDEEVEVEVESSDDGDFAALAFKIMTDPFVGVLTFIRVYRGELSAGSFVHNTTKDKKERIGRIVKMHAIKREEIKTIYAGEIGAVVGLKSTTTGDTLCIGEKVVLERMDFPEPVISVAVEPKTKADQEKMGIALSKLAAEDPSFRVHTDEETGQTIISGMGELHLEILVDRMRREFSVEAEVGAPQVSYRESIRDEVEQEYKYAKQSGGRGAFGHVYLRIKPGAPDSGFVFNNIIKGGAIPKEFIPAVEKGCKETMATGVLAGYPMEDIEITLYDGSYHDVDSNEMAFKLAASMGFKEGCRKARPAILEPLMKVEVEVPEDYMGDVIGDLNRRRGQVNNMGDRSGNKIIDAFVPLSEMFGYSTDLRSATQGRATYSMEFDHYEEVPRNVSEEIQKKRNG, from the coding sequence ATGGCAAGAAGTCACAAATTAAATGATGTAAGAAATATTGGTATTGCTGCACATATTGATGCAGGTAAAACTACAGCAACTGAAAGAATTCTTTTTTATACAGGTGTTGAACATAAAATCGGTGAGGTTCATGATGGCGCTGCTACTATGGACTGGATGGAACAAGAGCAAGAAAGAGGTATTACAATTACTTCTGCTGCTACAACTTGTGAGTGGGAAGGTAAACAGATAAATATTATCGATACTCCTGGGCATGTTGACTTTACTATTGAAGTTGAGCGTTCTATGCGTGTTCTTGATGGTGCTGTTTCAGTATTTTGTGCTGTTGGTGGAGTTCAACCTCAATCAGAAACAGTGTGGAGACAAAGAAACCGTTATAAAGTTCCATCAATTGTTTTTGTTAACAAAATGGACAGAACTGGTGCAGACTTCTTTGAAGTTGAAACTCAAATCCGTGAAAGACTTAAAGGTAACCCTGTGCCTATTCAAGTGCCTATCGGTGCTGAAGCTGAGTTTGATGGTGTTGTTGATTTAGTTAAAATGAAAGCTATCGTTTGGGATAAAGATGCTGCTATGGGTTCTAACTACCATGTTGAAGAGATTCCAGCTAATTTAGTTGATGTTTGTGATGAGTATAGAGAAAAAATGCTTGAGTCTATCTCTGAAGTTGATGGAAATGAAGATTTTGCTGAGAAATTTTTAGAAGGCGAAGAGGTTACTGAAGAAGAGATTAGTGCTGCTATTAAAGCTGCTACATTAAGTATGGCAATTGTTCCTATGACTTGTGGTACTGCATTTAAAAACAAAGGTGTTCAAACTTTACTTGATGCTGTTGTTGCATATATGCCTTCTCCAGTTGAATCAGCTGCTATCAAAGGTACTTTGATGGATGATGAAGAAGTTGAAGTAGAAGTAGAATCAAGTGATGATGGTGATTTCGCCGCTCTAGCTTTTAAAATCATGACTGACCCATTTGTTGGTGTTCTTACTTTTATCCGTGTATATCGTGGAGAGTTAAGTGCTGGTTCATTTGTTCACAACACTACTAAAGATAAAAAAGAAAGAATAGGGCGTATCGTTAAGATGCACGCTATCAAAAGAGAAGAAATTAAAACTATCTATGCTGGTGAAATCGGTGCAGTTGTTGGACTTAAATCAACTACTACTGGTGATACTCTTTGTATTGGCGAGAAAGTTGTTCTTGAAAGAATGGACTTTCCAGAGCCAGTTATCTCTGTTGCTGTTGAGCCAAAAACTAAAGCTGACCAAGAAAAAATGGGTATCGCACTAAGTAAGCTTGCTGCTGAAGATCCTTCTTTTAGAGTTCATACTGATGAAGAAACTGGTCAAACTATTATCTCTGGAATGGGTGAGCTTCACCTTGAAATCCTTGTAGATAGAATGAGAAGAGAATTCTCTGTTGAAGCAGAAGTTGGTGCTCCTCAGGTTTCTTACCGTGAGTCTATTAGAGATGAAGTAGAGCAAGAGTATAAATATGCTAAACAATCTGGTGGTCGTGGTGCATTTGGTCATGTATATCTTAGAATCAAGCCAGGTGCTCCAGATAGTGGATTCGTTTTCAACAATATTATTAAAGGTGGAGCAATTCCAAAAGAATTTATTCCTGCTGTTGAGAAAGGTTGTAAAGAAACTATGGCTACTGGTGTTCTTGCTGGTTATCCTATGGAAGATATTGAAATCACTCTTTATGATGGTTCATATCACGATGTTGATTCAAATGAAATGGCATTTAAACTTGCTGCATCTATGGGTTTCAAAGAGGGTTGTCGTAAAGCTAGACCAGCTATCTTAGAGCCACTTATGAAAGTTGAAGTTGAAGTTCCTGAAGATTATATGGGAGATGTTATCGGTGACCTTAATCGCCGTCGTGGACAAGTTAATAATATGGGTGACCGTTCTGGTAACAAAATTATTGATGCATTTGTACCACTTTCAGAGATGTTTGGTTACTCAACTGACCTTCGTTCTGCTACTCAAGGTAGAGCAACTTATTCTATGGAATTTGATCATTATGAAGAAGTTCCAAGAAATGTATCTGAAGAGATTCAAAAAAAGAGAAACGGTTAG
- the rpsG gene encoding 30S ribosomal protein S7, translated as MRRRKAPTRPVMPDPVYGSKILTKFINKIMLDGKKSKAEKIIYSAMDIISSRGEKTGIDTFNDAIENIKPIIEVKSRRVGGATYQVPVEVRPVRQLSLSIRWLIDSSRKRNERTMAERLANELMDASSDKGNAFKKKEDTYRMAEANKAFAHYRW; from the coding sequence ATGAGAAGAAGAAAAGCTCCCACTCGTCCAGTTATGCCAGATCCAGTTTATGGAAGCAAAATACTGACGAAATTTATAAATAAAATCATGTTAGATGGTAAAAAATCTAAAGCAGAAAAAATCATTTACAGTGCGATGGATATCATCAGCTCTAGAGGTGAAAAAACTGGTATAGATACATTTAATGATGCTATTGAGAATATTAAACCTATTATAGAAGTAAAAAGTCGCCGTGTTGGTGGTGCTACTTATCAAGTTCCAGTAGAAGTAAGACCAGTTCGTCAACTTTCACTATCAATCAGATGGTTGATAGACTCATCTCGTAAGAGAAATGAAAGAACTATGGCTGAGAGATTAGCGAATGAATTAATGGATGCATCATCTGATAAAGGTAATGCATTTAAGAAAAAAGAAGATACTTACAGAATGGCAGAAGCTAATAAAGCATTTGCTCACTACCGCTGGTAG
- the rpsL gene encoding 30S ribosomal protein S12 — protein MPTINQLIRKERKRVIKKSKSPALVSCPQRRGVCTRVYTTTPKKPNSALRKVAKVRLTSGFEVISYIGGEGHNLQEHSIVLVRGGRIKDLPGVKYHIVRGALDTAGVANRMVARSKYGTKRPKK, from the coding sequence ATGCCTACAATCAATCAATTGATTCGTAAAGAGCGTAAGCGCGTGATTAAAAAATCAAAATCACCAGCTCTTGTATCGTGTCCACAGCGTCGTGGTGTTTGTACTCGTGTTTACACAACTACACCAAAAAAACCTAACTCGGCTTTAAGAAAAGTTGCAAAAGTTAGATTAACTTCTGGTTTTGAAGTAATTTCATATATCGGTGGTGAGGGTCATAACCTTCAAGAACATTCAATTGTTCTAGTTCGTGGTGGTCGTATTAAAGATTTACCTGGTGTTAAGTATCATATCGTACGTGGTGCATTAGATACTGCTGGTGTTGCTAACCGTATGGTTGCTCGTTCTAAATATGGTACAAAAAGACCTAAAAAGTAA